GTCGATTCAATCGTGAATGACGACAGCTCTACTTCTTGAAAAAATTAGAGAGACATTTGAATAAGGTGAGAAGTGATTCTTTTAGTGATAAATCTTCTAAACAAGCGTGTAATTGTTGTATAATAATGTAGAGTAAAGCGAGAGTTCCTTTCCAAAGTATGGTGTTTACTTTAGTCTAAAACCAAGAGAATGAAGAAGAAAAGTCACGTATGAGTGATAGTAAGATAAAGTTGAAAGCGAGTGGAGCAATATGGGCCGTAAATGGAATAATATTAAAGAGAAAAAAGCGTCAAAGGATGCGAATACAAGTCGTATATACGCAAAATTCGGAAGAGAAATCTATGTTGCAGCCAAGCAAGGAGAACCTGATCCAGAATCGAATCAAGCACTCAAAGTAGTTCTAGAACGTGCCAAAACATACAGTGTACCCAAAGCCATTATCGACCGTGCAATCGAAAAAGCAAAGGGTGGTTCAGAGGAAAGTTATGATACCCTTCGTTATGAAGGCTTTGGACCGAACGGATCAATGGTCATCGTTGACGCTCTTACAAATAATGTGAATCGTACAGCATCAGATGTCCGTGCTGCTTTTGGTAAAAATGGTGGAAATATGGGGGTAAGTGGTTCGGTTGCCTATATGTTTGATGCTACTGCTGTTATCGGCCTGGAGGCTAAAACAGCAGATGATGTACTTGAAATATTAATGGACGGGGATGTAGACGCTCGTGACATTATTGAAGAAGAGGAAGCTGTCATCATTTACGCCGAACCGGATCAATTTCATGCTGTGCAAGCTGCCATGAAAAATAATGGTGTAACCGAATTTACCGTAGCTGAGCTAACGATGCTAGCCCAAAATGACGTTACTCTTGATGCAGACGCTCAAGAGCAATTTGAGAAAATGATTGATGCGATCGAGGATCTTGAGGATGTACAACAAGTGTATCATAACGTCGATCTAGGAGAATAAGTTAAGAAAGCAGACCTTGTCTTTCAACAAGAGGTCTGTTTTTTTATAACCTATTTAGGATTGGGTTGTATTCTAGTAAAAGGCAGCTTCCGCAAAGGTTGTTGCTTTTGGAATTAGTCCATAAATCTCGTAAGCAATCGACTTTGGGGGATTTATTGTATCAATTCTAAACCTGAGGAATATCGCCTCATAGGGTTTAGAGAGACTGTAGTTATGATAGGAGAAGATATTTCTAAACAGTCAAAAATTATTGCGTATTTCGACCTACTCCCGTATGCTGAAGGTAGTTAAATAGATGGTGATGGGCAAACTTGTCGAAAGGCAGGGACGCAAAGATATGGGTCGTCGATGAGTGCTAAACTCATACCGATCGCCAATCTGCGAAACCTCCCATCCCTCATTTCGTAGATGGAGGGATTTTTTATGAAGAGAGTCGTTATTTTGTTTTGTTTTTTAGTGTATACTTTGCTTTCACCTCTTGCTTATTCTCCGGTTCGTGCGGAATTAGAAAGTCCTTTTTCGCAGATTAATACCTACCAAATTTACTATAATACCCCCACAGATGAGATTCTCGAAAATATGAAGGATTATGATTTAGTGATTGTTGAGCCTCATGAGTTTACTGTTGATCAAATCCAACAATTGAAAGACAGTGGTACGATGGTGCTCGGATATATTAATACAATGGAAGCGGATGAATGGAATATTGAGTTTATGAATCAGCTTCACCAGGATGATTTCTATTATGAAGTCGACAAAAGAGTATTTTATCCTGAGTGGAACTCATATTTAATGGATATATCGTCCCCTCATTATCAAGAGTTATTGCAGCAAGAGATTAACAATCAAATCATACAAAAAGGATTTGATGGAATTTTTCTTGATACGGTTGGAGATATCGACAATGAATTTTTGGACCAGCCTGATGTGTTAGAAGCACAAAGAGCAGGTATGGTTTCGTTTTTGAAAACGGTAAAGGAAAAGTATCCTCAACTCCCTTTATTACAGAATTGGGGATTTGACACATTGAAAGAAGCGACAGCCCCATATGTCGATGGAATCTTGTGGGAGAATTTTGATCAAAATGTGATTGCAAATGACGAATGGGCCCAAAATACCATTCAGACATTAAGAGAAATGAAGCAAGAATATCCGCTTGAGGTGTTTACGGTCTCCTTTTCAGAAGGAGAATGGAGTAAAGCATTTGCTGAGGAAAAAGGATTTGTTCATTACTATGAACCCGAAAGTTTTGATGAATTTACTTGGAATGATTTTGCCACATCTCCAACTATTTCTTCAGAAAATGGTTTGGCGCAAATTAGAGAGTACCAAGTATACTAAGGAGCTCCCAAAGAGTGGATTTTGCAAGATATGAAGAACTTTGATTTAGTCATAGTGGATCCGTATCATTATTCCAAGGAACAAGTAGAACATATTCAATCGGCTGGAACCAAGGTAATTGGATACATCAGTACAACAGAAGTCGGAGGCTGGAATTCTTCTCTGTTAGCGCAGTTTGAGGAAGATGATTTTATTTGGAGAAATGGAGAAAA
The nucleotide sequence above comes from Bacillus sp. 2205SS5-2. Encoded proteins:
- a CDS encoding endo alpha-1,4 polygalactosaminidase → MKRVVILFCFLVYTLLSPLAYSPVRAELESPFSQINTYQIYYNTPTDEILENMKDYDLVIVEPHEFTVDQIQQLKDSGTMVLGYINTMEADEWNIEFMNQLHQDDFYYEVDKRVFYPEWNSYLMDISSPHYQELLQQEINNQIIQKGFDGIFLDTVGDIDNEFLDQPDVLEAQRAGMVSFLKTVKEKYPQLPLLQNWGFDTLKEATAPYVDGILWENFDQNVIANDEWAQNTIQTLREMKQEYPLEVFTVSFSEGEWSKAFAEEKGFVHYYEPESFDEFTWNDFATSPTISSENGLAQIREYQVY
- a CDS encoding YebC/PmpR family DNA-binding transcriptional regulator, which translates into the protein MGRKWNNIKEKKASKDANTSRIYAKFGREIYVAAKQGEPDPESNQALKVVLERAKTYSVPKAIIDRAIEKAKGGSEESYDTLRYEGFGPNGSMVIVDALTNNVNRTASDVRAAFGKNGGNMGVSGSVAYMFDATAVIGLEAKTADDVLEILMDGDVDARDIIEEEEAVIIYAEPDQFHAVQAAMKNNGVTEFTVAELTMLAQNDVTLDADAQEQFEKMIDAIEDLEDVQQVYHNVDLGE